The following proteins come from a genomic window of Gynuella sunshinyii YC6258:
- a CDS encoding DUF2931 family protein, producing MGFVAREVKYLYWLIALPLLLNGCDEKTYDYGFDTGGFGGSGWPIWVESLVINEAWRLPVGALSGGEAEISKRPPGGKSASAGWVPLPHTVRVRWFSYRTQTFYEATAEIPEDKQKQIKQWFKKYPRKKYFHDLVTGIRGQGEIQLWWYVGCVGIDCPKGPKNYEYHYFELTPRIQATVAEGDARRHREGTRQEVEMGFLPPEVLDLIPPGQDKSESVTGSE from the coding sequence ATGGGTTTTGTCGCGCGAGAGGTTAAGTACCTGTACTGGCTAATAGCATTGCCATTGTTACTCAATGGTTGTGACGAAAAAACCTATGATTACGGTTTTGATACCGGAGGGTTTGGCGGTTCCGGTTGGCCGATCTGGGTGGAATCGTTGGTCATTAATGAAGCGTGGAGGTTACCGGTCGGTGCGCTTTCAGGAGGCGAAGCTGAAATTAGTAAACGTCCACCTGGAGGTAAATCTGCCAGTGCTGGCTGGGTACCATTGCCCCATACTGTGCGAGTTCGCTGGTTCTCGTACCGTACCCAAACCTTTTATGAAGCCACAGCGGAAATTCCTGAAGACAAACAAAAGCAGATTAAACAGTGGTTTAAGAAATATCCGAGAAAAAAATACTTTCATGATCTTGTTACAGGGATAAGAGGCCAGGGAGAGATACAGCTCTGGTGGTACGTTGGCTGTGTCGGTATTGATTGTCCAAAAGGCCCGAAGAACTATGAATACCACTACTTTGAGCTCACCCCCCGCATCCAGGCCACCGTGGCAGAAGGGGATGCCCGTCGTCACCGTGAAGGGACCAGGCAGGAAGTGGAGATGGGGTTTCTGCCACCGGAGGTGCTGGATTTGATTCCTCCAGGTCAGGACAAATCTGAATCGGTTACCGGGTCTGAGTGA